Below is a window of Malania oleifera isolate guangnan ecotype guangnan chromosome 1, ASM2987363v1, whole genome shotgun sequence DNA.
tgaaatgaccaaggaaaatgatacAAATTGgaaatagtcacttaaagtgaaacgaaatgcaaagttaagttatgaacaggaatgaatgtgcatgaatgtataatgacagaaaagaatgatgtattatgatattagaagtatgtatgtacgtagaatatgttacgattgggcgagacgtacctttcgcctgagggcttgctgagtaaggcgagtgcactggtagctacagatgtggcagtagccgcataatgtactagggtagagggaacctacttgtatgggtgggtagatttccctatccttaaggcctttgccggtaaactattgttgaacgcgtgagtacgagattagtttaacacttgagggcttactgagtaaggtgagtgccctggtatgcttaaatcgtgaccttcgggttgctaaatgtatcagagcagaggggtgatacttgtatgggcaggtaatcacccctattctcggGTAATCatatgggttaaacatttgcatgtgtttgtttaggatcagaaaatgactttcagtattatgttaatgatttgcaaatattataaaatgatatgtataatctcactgagtttaatatattgtttcttcccttactgagatatgtctcacccgaatatgaattcatttttttttttcaggatttctcaggatcgagctttgagagctcgagattttataacattttttggaagatataagaaaaaagggtatatttttatgttaactttgatatgtatattttatgttttataatttatgttttaagttttataagatatggatggttgtgaaacatactggtattagtggataatgttttggagacatgtatatatttgaatactggtggatgattaatttattatggttggtagttagaattagtaaactctggtattatgttatatgaagattatggttatatttccgctgcatatattatggattatggattatcagggattttatcaggtataacgcaccggacccgggtttaagggttcggggcgttacaaataaagagagggaaatggagactggaaacaaaaggaggctgtcgacttcgtcgacgaacgcttcataacattgaactttgggaggaaaaacggaaaaaggggatcagcaggacttcgtcgatgaatacaggggatttgtcgacgaaggcttaagagaattcgtcgacgaacacagggggctcatcgacgagaaaataccgagaggggtttttgagtcgactgaatttcatcgacgaggagtggatttcgtcgacgaaatttgtgaaggagtCGTTGACGAACGACGGGCTCGTAGATGAAATTCCGTtgtcctataaatatgaaaaatccagATTTAACTTCCTAATTAAGctattcttcttctctctctgtccccttcggttctccctctttctttcgtcgatttcgggccagatcttcaCTGGATcaacaatccaaagtcaccacgacgctcctagggaagttctctccaaatcttccggagcggatcgttggtgaaagctagttgaaaatcatcctagagtcgaggtaaggctttttaagccatatttggtcttgcgctagttatagaaatgttgtgcgcatgaaaatactgaagtttaatactgggggttttcagtttcagggtattggtcagggaatCCCTCAGGTGTTAGACTTGAATacttttgggtaaaaactttctactcaatatttgggtttttgacagttgagaaaagtacTATATGCTtggaaatactaaactttaatattgggaatttccattttcagggtgttgagttgggaaccctgtgggtgcagggaagattttcttaggggctttacaggaatcaggtaaggggataaactaagctagtttgttttgagaaactgtaagtatatatatatttagcatctgatttgcgacaaatgtatatatttatatatatgttttatatttgcaaaatatggtgaaaatgattgtatggttgaatatgtgaaaatccgtttgtgtggcatgagtataaaatgttgtgaaatactattttttgggaatgtggatgatatgaatttttatgatggaaaaccggcgtacgggccgagatttttacatgttttgctggcgtatgggccgtgctatgtgactgtgatttgccagcatacgggctgtgctatgatttttcggcgtatgggccgtgctatgtgactgtgatttgccagcgtacgggctatgctatgatttgccggcgtacgggccgtgctatgtgactgtgatttgccagcgtacgggctgtgttatgatttTTCGGGGTActggccgtgctatgtggatgtgatttgccagcgtacgggctgtgctatgatttttcggcgtacgggctgagctatgataaaacGTGTAacaccggcgtatgggccgatgattttcatgatatacgtgtATGTGCAAATTGATATGATTGGTTtggtaattaatgatatgagatatttatgtatcacggttttagtatatgtatatgatattagaacctggtttgcttggtttaggctagcacttgcacggtaccgttgttatttgTCCAtgatcttcgtgatcatgatatctgtgttaatgccgctgtatggagtggtgtgagattggatggtcgatgtggttatttttcaagaagtgtgttgttatcacccctggtgtacagaccaggtctggtagacccatcggacctgcagactagactattgacttggcagtggtcggccaaccattatcgggtcccgccttcaggccacacaacccagtcatgtggaggaaatacatgacaacagtcagctaacctaccaggattgttttatgttattattattgtatgagataagttatgtttatgaaaatgcagtatgttctgccatgtttcgatatacatatgttttcccagatttgataaacaatactgaatatgttatatatgatatatgttgaacaccgaatactcatgttgccacacactggtattagtttatttcccatactgagaggtgtctcgcccctaaatcttataaaatttttaggagccccagataggagagcaagAAAAGCTCCGATGATCTAGagcagttgtttgccctctttggaagggtaagtttttggtagggacagttaggtttttgtggggattgtccctagatttcatttttgggatgtatatactgagagatagtgattgtagtaactctattATATTGTAATGCATGTggtgatgagatgtatatgattttatgttttttgctgcttaggcttctgctatatatattctaatatatccctggtacccacgggtccaggtggatggtgacctgctaagctggaatgtatgatgttgattttataaaaaaaaaatatgtggaaaatgagcaggtcgtgacatatatatatacatatatatatatatatatatatttgctgttttcatcatgtttctaaaataaccatagcattataattctgtactgtaaataccgTAATATCTGAGtaactatagcatcttgatgctataactatataatctgtctttataaactgtgtgttatgacatttaggaaaacataacattctataaatactataatatacttaactgaataaaatctatataaatctgtctattaaatatctgtgaatatctaTGTATaaatatactatataacatgatatgctgaaacactgtataaattctacatcaagtaaatatctactcaggccacacaaacattaaaaactcttattttataaaaactgtataataaattgGTATATATATGTACCTATGAAATCTCTGTTTGCATTattaaaaccctagcatagcatatttcccttaccttaactctgagaAGCCCCTACTAATTTCTGGCCCTATACTCGTGaagttctccactcaataccctgaaaacaacatcccccaaaacaaaatatcagtattttcttacctacaacatttcttataacgaTAAGAAAGgcataatctaaataaaataccttaccctggatttgggatgaattccaaaccaatttctcccacgatcagctccggaagacttgcagagaacttctccaggagcatcgtggtggcttcagatcgtcgattcggtgtAAAACGAtctcggaatcgaagagagaaggagagagggatgtagagagagagagagaagaaagaatttTGCGCCAAACAATGCTGAAAAatccaggttttcactatttatagagccggattcgtcgacgagacacgtcaccttgtcgacgagtccttcaataatttcgtcaacgaacttcctccctcgttgacgaatttcaaactatccccaaaacccttctcggtatcttctcgtcagcgaggtccccttatgcgctcgtcaatgaactccctgtgtttgtcgacgaggccctgtgggAAAATCTTTCGGGTTGTTAcagttataccactcatccatctaagtattctcatctcaacaacttttactttttggatattatgttttttcgtcgcccaacattctgatccatatagcatagctggtcttataactatcctataaaactttcctttcaattttaagggtattctacgatcatatAACACACTTGAAACACTTATCCATTTtgcccaacttgctttaactttatgcattacatcatcttcaatttctcctttagtttgcataatagatccaaggtattgaaatctacaagtgttatttatttctttatcatcaagtttaactttgtctccaatattcctcctatcattactaaaattacatttcatatattatgttttatttgtacttatcctaaagcctctagattccaaaacttctatCCATAATTCTACCTCAGCCTCTACtctgtccctagtttcgtcaattaatacaatatcatctgcaaacaacatacaccatgaaacctcattttgaatactgttagtcagttggtccatcactaaagtaaaaagataaggtctcaaagcaaatccttgatatacacctatggtaattggaaattctctagtttctccatctatagccCTTACACCaatcattactccatcgtacatatctttaatgacatcggtatacttACAACAtagaccatttttttttcttttaaaacccaccatagaactttcttaggtatcctatcatatgctttctcgaggtcaataaatatcatatgcaagtctctcttctttttcctaaacttttccattaatcttcttaaaaagaTAATTAACTTCTGTGGTAGTTCCCCcaagtataaaaccaaattgattttctaagatctttgtttctaaccctaatctttgttcaactatcctttcccatattttcatcgtatgacttataagtttaattccacgatagctattataattttgaatatctcctttatttttgtatatatgtattaaagtgcttttcctccattcatttgacattttcttaatttttacaattatattaaataaattagttaaccatataattccgttatcacccaagcatttccaaacttcaattgggatgttatctagtctcataactttcttatttttcatcctttttagtgCAAACGTAATTTCCTTAACtataattttgcgaataaatcttatatttttagtcttttcctcatttaacaattctaagtttaagccttctatttggttttcgttaaacaacttactaaagtaagtTCACCacttttctttaatatcttcatccttaaAGAAGAAGaatcatatattaatttaaattagtactaaaaataaaaaaaatactaatttagttaataatattattttaatataaattaatatgataatcatatgttataagtttaaattaaaaacaagattattattgattaaaaaataatattatattacttttGTAACAACCACCTTAATTAattgggttttttattttttttttttttttttttttatactataacattctacatgctctaataccatactgggagtaaacccaatcaataacctaagcagcgagaagcataaatcacatagacataaccatatgaaaatatatataccataccaaaccaataccacacaataccagagtattacatgatttccaaaatatatatacatacatctgttccccaaaatacccttaattAGCTaaggtatacaaaaatactcccaaaatgtactcactcttCACTGGCAGGGCAGTACATAAgcctctctatctgcgagtctggtctgctcgcctacctggatctcttgaaaaatgtttcaacactggaatgagccaacgctcagtaagaaaaaatatgctattactagtgtgtggcaaatgaactactatatcatgaaaatccgttttcaaataaacatgtataactgaatatataaataaagtataagtgataaaatccaccacccctgtcTCTAATGTTTAACATGTCAGTatcggaaaatatttttcaaaatacttctagtataagtaagtatgttctcTATTTCTGCAAATcaatacatacgtaataataactgaaactgttccctgtggatatctgtgtgtcatgacttacccccttatgacagggttgtgcggcccgtatgcGGGATTTACCTTGCCTGgctaaccaggaataaatcattatactccatCGGACAATCTGCCcatctcaacccatatctagatggggagcctaacctcttcaagggcctaggtgatcgaccttaccacgtattatctaaataggtggttgcactcaaaaAGTaacgtaatatctgtagcaatggtaccgtgctccatagctgcatagtccaacagggtctgatatcatataatatatttctatatacatatctatctaatttaccataattttgaaatactgaaataaccatgatgctgcataaactgtaactgtagttcatacgtaatactgagaactgtataatcataacactgacatctgcataatcatagtattaAAACTAcatgatcataatactgatatttgtATTATCATGGTATTGAGGTTCATGAAATCATGGTGCTGAAATATtataaaatcagaatactgaaatatcgtaaaatatatctccgtactatattcatattcataagccacacgatactgtaatacataattttcataatttaataaattgtataatattttaaaaatacctagcataacatatttcccttacctgactactggaaagcccctatggaatactaacCTAACATTCGCAGgacctcctacacaacaccctgaaaataatattcgCCAGAACGAAATATCAATATTttatcgcctacatcatttcttataactaccataagatcaaaaataggctaaaaggccttaccctgaatttgagatgaaatccaattttgttttcccaacgatctgcttcggcagacttgcagagaatttcgccaggagcgtcatggtagcctcaaatcttcaatccggcgaccggcggggccaaaatcgaagagagaagagagagagagatgtaggagagagagagaagcgttaaaagtgaataaaaatttggtttttagctatttatagaaacatattcgtcgacgagacacgtcaccttgtcgacgagtccttcattaaattcgtcgacgaaaccctgtattcgtaaacaaaattcagagcagccaaaaaccccgctcggtattttcttgtcgatgaaaccctgtattcgtcgacgaatttccttatgcacttgtcgacgaagtctacgacctccttctgtttctgtttctatttctctccctcttattattattaaaatgctattattctttggaTCACTACAACTTTCACTtaataaaaacatataaatgttaattaaaaataagagttaacataattattaattaaaaattaactatatattattttactatgcattataacctattaattattaataaaatataattgaattttgaaatgaataaaaaaatcacctataaatttttatttttaacattaATTAGtgtgataatcatatattataaatatacattaataataagattgctgttaattaataaataatgaaacataattttagtcaataaaaaaattaatattattaaaattttaaaaattaattataaaaatattaatattttatttaaaatatgtttaaaaacaagtatatattattttactatatatTGTGACATATAAGTTATTATAATCCAATTCTGAATTGACAAagattatttattaatttaaataaatattaaataaattaaaaaattgaatttaattaataatgttattttttgtcataaattaatatgatggtaatatattataaatatatactaataggaagattattgttaattaaaaaaaatattattatactattttttaatagaaaatattcaaaatttaattataaataattaaaataattattaataaaattattaattaaaaatattaatatttataatctAGAAtgtgtttaaaaataatcatgtAATACCCTATAATAAGGAAAAGTATTGAAGTaccatttattttaaatatagtCATACACCACTTATAATTTTTTATACTTTTCTTATTTAgcaattattattacttattaaattatttagcaattattattactttttaaatttaatattttttaaaaaaccaataAGTAATTCGAAACTATCCCTTAAATGTCTAAATGGTCGGATTTTAAGATCTATTCATATGCCCAAAAACTGTTTGCTATTATTTTTGGTGAAAAATATCGCCGCTAAAAGCCAAAACGGCAAATTAACCATCGCTGGCCATTCCGCCGATTTGAGACGTCGGAGTTCGGATCACGCCCTCCCTCCCACATTCCGTTGCCCGCCGTTCAGTGGCCATGGCCATCAAGCTCATTCTCAGACCCCATGCTCATCCCATCCCCTGTTTCTTCCTTAAACCCTTACTCCCCAAAACCTCTGTATTCTCTCTCTTCTCCGCCGCCGCCGTCACCACTCAATCCTTGACCTCAACCCTTGTCACAAATCCGCCAAACTCGAACCTCTCCTACGGACCCTCTCTGCGCAAAGGCAAGCCCCCACCGCAAGACTTTCTGCACCACCAGCTTGACCCTGTTAAGCCCTCCAATGAAGCCAACAAACAGGACccgaaagaagaagaagaagaagaagaaaatgtatTTGATGAAAGCGTCTTCACTCGAGTCTTTGACTTATCCGCCATTCGAGTCCCGTCCGAGCACTGCTTCGCCCTCGAGAGCCGCCTCCGCGGTCACCTCTTGAATTGGCCCCGGATTCGGAACGTAGCCAGAGTCCCCGGCGACGACGTGGACGAGGAGGTCGTGAAGTTGCTGAAACACAAAGGCAATGCCGACGACGACGATGATGGAAGTTTGGTGTCGCTGAACCGGCGTGTTTATGGCAAAGCCGAGGGCGATGGCGAGCCGTTGAGCCCAGTGTTGTATCGGGATAAGCTTGCAAATAAGTTTGATTCGTGTGGGTTTATGAAGTTTAGGAACCTCGCGAAGATGTCGAggccaaagaagaagaagaagaaggagaaaattgagGAGGGAAGTAGGGGGAAGAAGGGGATTGGGAAGAATGACTTTGCTGTGGTGGAGGTTGTGGAAGATGGTGAGGAGGAGGGGGAGGATTTGAGTGGGTTGTTGGGGGATGGTTTTAAGGGGAGGAGGTGGAGAGGGTCGACGCGGCTGTTGCTTTTGGATGAGCGGTATGCCAATAAAGGCTTGGACGATATGCCTGAGGCCGTCAAGGTGGCTGTTCCAACACTTTGATTCTCTGTGAGTGGTTTATGCATAAATGATTTCCCTTTTTGTTGCTCTATTCTCTATGATAATTAATGGGTGAATAGCCTACATTTTGCTAGATACATTTTTAGGATGAAGCTGTCAGCAGAGGATTGTCTTTTTGACACTCGAGTGACCGCATGGttaaattttttgaatgaaaaacttgatgaataactgaataaatgaaaggaagagaGCAGTACACTGTGTAAAGGAATGTAAAATGAGCTTAGGCCTTAGCTATTTCATTTTTCCATCACCTTCGTACAAGAGAATTGCTGAGTGGAACACTTTTATGATGAAGCTTGAGTCTCCACTTTGACAGTGTTTTGAGCGAGTTTACCTAGACCCAGGGAATAAAAGATAGGTCCCCTTCTGTCTGCTGATAGGGAGTTTCTAGGAGGGTAGGATTTTTACAACTGTTTAGAGATGAGAAATGTGCCAGAATGTTCCTGAGGAACTTATGTACAGCGCTTTTAGAATACTGAACTGGTATAAGAATGTTTCTTTGTTTTCTGATTCTGATGACAGTTAATGCTTTTAACCACACGAGGGGTCCTTTATGTGGGCCTAGGTTCATCACATCTGCAAGTCCACCCATTTATCCCCAGGGCTTTGATCCCATGCCTGGCTGCTTGTCAAGTTTGCCTTCCTCTGTGGACAAATGGATGAGATGCACTTAgatttgaaatcattttctttgTTATTTTTGAGGTGGTAGTAGCAGTAACAGCAGCAGTAATGTCCATCATCTTGTGACTGCTTACAGTTGTGCCTTGTGATGCTGTCAAGGCATGACCCCTTTTCTTGGCTCCGTTAGTATCATAGGTCCTGCGAAGGTGATACTTGTCATGTTTCCACAACATTGGTGTGAATCTTGATGTTCCTGTGGCATTTTCACTAAAAGTGGTGTCATATTATGTCTTTTTAAGCCATCAACAGGTTGCATGCTTTTTGGCCAATATTCCTCATTCTTCTAGTCGATGGTCACATCTTCTAACCATTACATGCCTTTAGCTATTGTTCCTAACTCTTAGCCATTATATGCTAGACTTGGCAGTTGTCCTGGAGGCTGAGaaatgagatatttgcttgtctGCTCAAGTGACTATCCATTGGCTTATTTTTATCCATTCATTATTTTCAGATACAAGTTAATTTCATTAATTTACAAAACAGAACTGTCTCTAACTCTGAATAGTAACATGTCACCTTCTCTTATTCTTCTCCTTCTTTGTTATAAAATTGGATATAAGACACACTTTTCAGCTTATCCTTGGGGTCATATTGCTATTTCTTTAGATACTGTTAAAAATGTATGACACTGTATACAATtctaatcattttttaaaaataaattataaattgttGACATGAATATATAGCCTAATTTTCAGTTTGTTTATGACGTTAAATATGATACTATGATCCTATATTCCAGGTGCTGTTCAAGGAAGGCACTAGGCAAAGTAAAACCTCTACCAACATTGACCTTGTGAGATGCAAGCTGACTTTGTTTTATAATTATTGGCAGATGGACGAGGTACTTCCCCAGAGTATATAAATCTCAGTTACATTTCTACTGTGCCTGCCTTTCCTTTCATTAATATGTTTTCAGCTGTGTTTCTTTGTCTTGCCATTTTTCCTTAGGAAAAGTTTTAATGTTATTAGTTCTAAACCATTTAAGAAGATGTCCAGGCTGATGTTTTATAGTTTGATGCAGGATACtaagaaacagagagagagaattgagggaGAGATACAGAGAGAAGAACAGAGGTGTTTTATCAATTTTTTGAACAAAAGATTAATTAGGTGCCATAAATGTGAGCTGGAACTGTTAATTTTGGCTCTTTTCATGGCAGGCTGATTCTTTCTCCTACTTTTCTACATCCACCTTGTTCAATACTCTCTCAGTCCTCCTTATACATTGCTTCCCTCCCTGTGTCATGCCATTGCTCTTTCTCTTGTTTAATCTGTCTTTGAAAAACATTCTGTTTAGCTACTTTATTTTGGGAGCTGTCTTTATTTGGAGCTGGAAAGAGTATTGAATTTAGAAATTGGATTGAAAAATATCTTGAAAAGTAGAGAAGCTAGTCATAATGGTACAATTTGGAAATAGTTTTAGGAATAGTTTGTAAAAATATGGTTAACAGATATAAATTGGCAATACTTGGATTTTTAACTTTTGGAATAATCTGTGAAATATTCAGATGGTTAATGGAACAATGACTAATTAGTTGCATGATCCTATGATTTCAGCAATTATAACCCTAATAAGTCTTCCTAGCTAAGTTAATAGGTTTGGAGGGAGGCAGACTGCTTGCGTAGCATGTGAGAGGTACGAAGGTCAATGCCCCACATCCCTACAACTTTCTACGTCTTAGAAATTGGGATTAAGGCTTAGTCTTGTTGAGTATGAGTGGTGTTACTTTCATTATTGTGAAGAGACATTGTAAAAGTTATTCAGTTTGTTTGTGAAGATGTATGTATAATCATAAATGTACTGCAATTTGCCATAAAATTTTGGTGAGTAGGGAggtagtttatttatttatttaaattgtttttttGG
It encodes the following:
- the LOC131160680 gene encoding tRNA (guanine(37)-N1)-methyltransferase 1; translation: MAIKLILRPHAHPIPCFFLKPLLPKTSVFSLFSAAAVTTQSLTSTLVTNPPNSNLSYGPSLRKGKPPPQDFLHHQLDPVKPSNEANKQDPKEEEEEEENVFDESVFTRVFDLSAIRVPSEHCFALESRLRGHLLNWPRIRNVARVPGDDVDEEVVKLLKHKGNADDDDDGSLVSLNRRVYGKAEGDGEPLSPVLYRDKLANKFDSCGFMKFRNLAKMSRPKKKKKKEKIEEGSRGKKGIGKNDFAVVEVVEDGEEEGEDLSGLLGDGFKGRRWRGSTRLLLLDERYANKGLDDMPEAVKVLFKEGTRQSKTSTNIDLVRCKLTLFYNYWQMDEILEAVLPKGMIVPSAFETVGHIAHLNLRDEHLPYKKLIAKAVLDKNRPKIQTVVNKIDVIHNDYRTMQLEVLVGNHSLVTTVVENGIRFHVDLATVYWNSRLATERQRLVNSFTCKDIVCDVFSGVGPVAISAAKKVKLVYANDLNPQAVDFLERNSVLNKVERKIKVFNMDGRRFIDAIFGSENSNSITQVVMNLPNDAAEYLDVFRGIFEEKPQNKELTLPRIHVYGFSKARDPEFEFHERIRIALREVAVNVEMRRVRPVAPGKWMLCASFILPESVACARATVNK